The Deltaproteobacteria bacterium genome has a segment encoding these proteins:
- a CDS encoding D-alanine--D-alanine ligase produces the protein MKKKKIGVLLGGESAEREVSLKTGGAILQALLRKGYDAEALDMKGDWAKIIEEGKVDVAFIALHGRLGEDGAVQGMLEVRGVPYTGSGVAASAISMSKLMTKKILSDSGVKTPRYVYFDVVDDLPVSVDGVLDFPVVVKPDREGSTIGISIVTSPGSLGDAVREASRFDKRVMIEEYVKGKEITVGVLNGMVLPAIEIIPKSGFYDYSSKYTSGATEYVCPALIDDAILEKSYDASSTAAKVLNLRGAARLDFRVGDDGNAYFLEINTIPGMTETSLLPKAALVAGIGFDDLVEQILLDAGCGK, from the coding sequence ATGAAGAAGAAAAAGATCGGGGTTCTCCTCGGCGGCGAGTCCGCGGAGAGGGAAGTCTCTCTCAAGACGGGAGGGGCTATTTTACAGGCCCTCTTGAGGAAGGGGTACGATGCCGAGGCCCTCGACATGAAAGGCGACTGGGCAAAGATCATCGAGGAAGGGAAGGTAGACGTGGCCTTCATAGCCCTGCACGGGAGGCTTGGCGAGGACGGGGCGGTTCAGGGGATGCTGGAGGTACGGGGAGTGCCCTACACGGGTTCCGGGGTTGCCGCCTCGGCGATTTCCATGAGCAAGCTCATGACCAAGAAAATTCTCTCCGACTCGGGCGTGAAGACCCCGAGATACGTGTATTTCGACGTGGTTGACGATTTGCCGGTCTCCGTTGACGGGGTCCTCGATTTTCCCGTGGTGGTAAAACCCGACCGCGAGGGGTCGACGATCGGCATTTCGATCGTCACGAGCCCGGGTTCACTCGGCGATGCCGTGCGTGAGGCCTCCCGGTTCGATAAGAGGGTCATGATCGAGGAGTATGTGAAGGGGAAGGAGATAACGGTCGGTGTGCTGAACGGCATGGTCCTTCCCGCGATCGAGATCATCCCGAAATCCGGTTTTTACGACTACAGCTCGAAATACACGAGCGGGGCCACCGAGTACGTGTGCCCCGCCCTGATCGACGACGCGATTCTCGAGAAGAGCTACGATGCCTCCAGCACCGCGGCTAAGGTGCTCAACCTCCGGGGGGCGGCGAGGCTCGATTTCAGGGTGGGTGATGACGGGAATGCCTACTTTCTGGAAATCAACACGATCCCGGGAATGACGGAGACGAGCCTTTTGCCAAAGGCGGCGCTGGTGGCGGGAATAGGGTTTGACGATCTCGTCGAGCAGATACTTCTCGATGCCGGGTGCGGAAAATGA
- the murB gene encoding UDP-N-acetylmuramate dehydrogenase — MKSDVREVLRGIRGVEVKKSPEFKRLTTIGTGGRARALVLPKSQKALGEVMKRLRREEVKYFVFGRGSNIIVPDRGVDLVAVSICGHLTDVRFNGRGIIADGGTSLPRLSVLSALSGLTGLEEFSGIPGALGGALVMNAGAYGREIGELVRWVEVVDEQGETHRIPPSLIDFGYRKAVFPVHGIVSRAYLVLERGDSERVFSRMKELNRRRKDVQPWGEKSFGSVFKNPPGDSAGRLIEEAGLKGLRVGNARVSEKHANFIVNRGGARTRDVLSLISKVREIVSKRKNIDLELEVKCIG; from the coding sequence ATGAAAAGTGACGTTAGAGAGGTCTTGCGGGGGATAAGGGGGGTGGAGGTGAAGAAATCCCCCGAGTTCAAGAGGCTGACCACGATAGGAACGGGAGGGAGGGCCCGGGCCCTCGTCCTGCCGAAAAGCCAAAAAGCGCTCGGGGAAGTGATGAAGAGGCTCCGGAGGGAAGAGGTGAAGTATTTCGTGTTCGGCAGGGGAAGCAACATTATCGTACCCGATAGGGGCGTGGACTTGGTGGCCGTGAGCATCTGCGGGCACCTCACGGATGTTCGGTTCAACGGGAGAGGGATCATCGCCGACGGGGGGACCTCGCTTCCCCGGCTCTCGGTCCTCTCGGCTCTTTCGGGCCTCACCGGGCTCGAGGAGTTTTCGGGCATACCCGGAGCGCTGGGGGGCGCCCTGGTCATGAACGCGGGAGCTTACGGAAGGGAGATCGGGGAGCTCGTTCGCTGGGTCGAAGTGGTCGACGAACAGGGAGAGACACACCGCATCCCCCCTTCTCTGATCGACTTCGGCTACCGGAAGGCGGTCTTTCCCGTGCACGGCATCGTCAGCAGAGCGTACCTGGTCCTCGAGAGGGGCGATAGCGAGAGAGTTTTCAGCAGGATGAAGGAGCTCAACAGGAGGAGAAAAGATGTTCAGCCGTGGGGGGAGAAGAGCTTCGGATCGGTGTTCAAGAACCCTCCGGGAGATTCAGCAGGGCGGCTGATCGAGGAGGCGGGCCTGAAGGGTCTCAGGGTGGGCAATGCCCGGGTGTCTGAAAAACATGCAAACTTCATCGTGAACCGGGGCGGGGCCAGGACGCGGGACGTGCTCAGCCTGATTTCAAAGGTAAGAGAAATCGTCTCTAAGAGAAAAAATATAGATCTCGAACTGGAGGTGAAGTGCATTGGCTGA
- the ftsA gene encoding cell division protein FtsA, which produces MQYEGEIIVGIDVGTTKVATIVGQKKKKDVEVIGMGAAPSEGLRKGVVVNIDSTVNSIRESVERAEKSAGVEIKNAIMGISGAHIKSFNSHAAAVIKNPQEVNGGDVFNVLEKAKAVELPNDREILHVLTQEFIVDDNDGIKDPRGMTGIRLEAKVHVITDDIPSAKNLVRCGERAGIDVNDIVFSAIASSESVLSPEEKEVGVVLIDFGGGTADMTVYYNGSLRHTFVLPVGGSYVSSDIAFGLKVPQSDAENIKRMDGCALVQKVKKDELVEIPGVGGRKPRLIRRQSLAEIIEPRVEEIYSLVFRELLRSGFEDLIGAGVVLTGGSSLLGSADDLAERVFRLPVRKANPAGVTGLYDLVNHPSYATAVGLLLYGARFVSNDIRPSDNGRGSEIGRKIIRLVKEFL; this is translated from the coding sequence TTGCAATACGAAGGGGAGATCATCGTTGGAATCGATGTTGGGACGACAAAGGTGGCCACCATCGTCGGGCAGAAAAAGAAGAAAGACGTGGAGGTCATCGGAATGGGGGCGGCCCCGTCCGAGGGGTTGAGAAAGGGTGTCGTGGTCAACATAGACTCAACGGTCAATTCAATCAGGGAATCTGTCGAACGGGCGGAGAAGTCTGCCGGGGTGGAGATCAAAAACGCCATCATGGGAATATCGGGGGCCCATATAAAAAGTTTCAACAGCCATGCGGCAGCGGTCATAAAGAACCCCCAGGAGGTTAACGGGGGGGACGTGTTCAACGTCCTGGAGAAAGCGAAAGCGGTGGAGCTCCCCAACGACCGTGAGATTCTCCATGTGCTCACACAGGAGTTCATCGTCGATGACAACGACGGGATCAAAGACCCGCGGGGAATGACGGGCATACGGCTCGAGGCAAAGGTGCACGTCATCACCGATGATATACCCAGCGCCAAGAACCTGGTTCGCTGCGGCGAGAGGGCGGGAATAGACGTGAATGATATTGTCTTCTCTGCCATCGCGTCATCGGAGTCGGTCCTCTCTCCCGAAGAGAAGGAGGTGGGCGTGGTGCTCATAGATTTTGGAGGAGGGACGGCGGACATGACCGTCTATTACAATGGGTCCCTGCGCCACACCTTCGTGCTCCCGGTCGGGGGAAGCTATGTCTCCAGTGACATCGCCTTCGGCCTGAAGGTGCCCCAGAGCGATGCCGAGAACATCAAGCGGATGGACGGGTGCGCCCTGGTCCAGAAGGTCAAGAAGGATGAGCTGGTGGAGATTCCCGGCGTGGGAGGAAGGAAACCACGTCTGATCAGGAGGCAGAGCCTGGCCGAAATCATCGAGCCGAGAGTCGAGGAAATATACAGCCTGGTTTTCAGGGAACTTCTGCGGTCGGGCTTCGAGGACCTCATCGGCGCCGGCGTCGTCCTGACCGGGGGAAGCTCCCTTTTAGGCTCGGCTGACGACCTGGCGGAGCGGGTGTTCCGTCTGCCGGTCCGCAAGGCCAACCCGGCGGGGGTCACCGGCCTGTACGATCTGGTGAACCACCCCTCCTATGCGACGGCTGTCGGCCTGCTCCTCTACGGGGCCCGGTTCGTCTCGAATGACATCAGGCCCTCGGACAATGGAAGGGGCAGCGAGATCGGAAGAAAGATAATCAGACTGGTCAAGGAATTCCTATAA
- a CDS encoding FtsQ-type POTRA domain-containing protein: MTVLEYKRYKKKSLNNKRRALFFGKRNSKRSKNVKKGGRLKYMVLTIGIGAALVVSGKLTHSFFTTSPLFAIADLKVVKEEGLKDFDFEKAAGLDEKGSLFGLDLEEVADAFKKNPWVEEVAVRKVFPGKLVVTLSRRKPVAMLNLDGLHFVDARGRIFKKVTRYDSKVYPVITGFTRKMIEDDDGRDTLLRSLELRRMLKGSVVEGNVSEINYSPREGSSLVLKDSGLRIKLGSSEIKSAFARLEKNYDKITHYRNDAVYVDLKYPGKIFVGKKKDR; encoded by the coding sequence ATGACGGTGCTCGAATACAAGAGATACAAGAAGAAGTCCTTGAACAACAAAAGGAGGGCTCTGTTCTTCGGAAAGCGCAACAGCAAGAGAAGCAAAAATGTGAAAAAGGGGGGGCGTCTCAAGTATATGGTGCTTACCATCGGCATCGGGGCGGCGCTTGTCGTTTCCGGAAAGCTGACGCATTCCTTTTTCACCACCTCCCCCCTGTTCGCGATCGCGGATTTGAAGGTGGTCAAGGAAGAGGGCCTCAAAGACTTTGACTTCGAGAAAGCTGCAGGTCTCGATGAAAAGGGCAGCCTCTTTGGCCTCGATCTCGAAGAGGTGGCCGATGCTTTCAAGAAAAACCCCTGGGTCGAGGAAGTGGCGGTGAGAAAGGTGTTCCCCGGCAAACTGGTCGTTACTCTTTCCCGGCGCAAGCCTGTTGCCATGCTGAATCTCGACGGCCTCCATTTCGTTGACGCCCGGGGAAGGATATTCAAGAAAGTGACCCGGTATGACAGCAAGGTATACCCCGTGATTACCGGTTTTACCAGGAAGATGATAGAGGACGATGATGGAAGGGATACACTCCTTCGTTCCCTCGAGTTGAGAAGAATGCTGAAGGGGTCGGTGGTCGAGGGAAACGTTTCGGAAATCAACTACAGTCCGAGGGAAGGGTCCTCCCTCGTGCTGAAAGACAGCGGCCTGAGGATCAAGCTCGGTTCGAGTGAGATAAAAAGCGCCTTTGCGCGGCTCGAAAAGAATTACGACAAGATAACTCACTACCGAAATGATGCCGTGTACGTGGACCTGAAGTATCCCGGTAAGATTTTCGTGGGAAAGAAAAAAGACAGATAA
- a CDS encoding YjbQ family protein, which translates to MKVKRLEVKTSRTQEMVDITSKVKHVIKDSGVSSGSCTVFVPHTTAGVTINENADPDVQRDILAALEKIVPTDGKYYHVEGNAHAHVKSSMIGCQTVILIESGRLVLGTWQGIFLCEFDGPRTRTVLVKVTG; encoded by the coding sequence ATGAAAGTGAAGAGGCTCGAAGTAAAGACAAGCAGAACCCAGGAGATGGTCGACATCACTTCCAAGGTCAAGCACGTTATCAAGGATAGCGGTGTCAGTTCCGGAAGCTGTACCGTCTTCGTCCCTCACACGACGGCAGGGGTAACCATCAACGAAAATGCAGACCCCGACGTGCAGCGGGACATACTTGCAGCCCTCGAAAAAATCGTCCCCACAGACGGAAAATATTACCACGTAGAGGGAAACGCCCACGCCCACGTGAAATCCTCCATGATCGGATGCCAGACGGTGATTCTGATAGAAAGCGGGCGCCTCGTCCTGGGAACCTGGCAGGGTATATTTCTGTGCGAGTTCGACGGCCCGCGCACGAGAACCGTCCTGGTCAAGGTCACGGGCTGA
- the murG gene encoding undecaprenyldiphospho-muramoylpentapeptide beta-N-acetylglucosaminyltransferase, producing the protein MKVLITGGGTGGHVFPALSIAEAIKAIAPDTDVAFAGRKEGLEMAVFSKRGYRFYPISTGQVRGQGLGLLWSALSMVRGIIESIRILVGFKPDLVVGVGGYVSFPVGIASVIFGKKMVLHEQNSIPGSANRFLGRFAVKVFTGFRDAGKFFRAEKAIYSGNPVRYELVKVALAKRVERHLRYNLLILGGSSGAVRLNRLGLDLVKAIKERGLPFSVFHQTGNKNYEEMKKAYGGLEDIVEFFPFSEDIGRYYELADFAVARAGAVTIAELSCFGIPAVLIPYPFAADRHQEKNALEYLQVGCGLIMKEDELDPGRILDYFLEMARDDERLEGCSRMAKKFSRPFAADEIARACIELV; encoded by the coding sequence ATGAAAGTGCTGATTACTGGGGGAGGGACAGGAGGTCACGTATTCCCCGCATTATCCATAGCGGAAGCGATTAAAGCTATCGCCCCCGATACGGATGTTGCATTTGCGGGGAGAAAAGAGGGACTGGAGATGGCCGTGTTCTCGAAAAGGGGGTACCGGTTTTACCCGATCAGCACCGGGCAGGTGAGGGGGCAGGGGCTGGGCCTGCTCTGGTCCGCCCTCTCCATGGTCAGGGGCATTATCGAGTCCATAAGAATTTTGGTCGGGTTCAAACCCGACCTCGTCGTGGGCGTGGGGGGATACGTGTCGTTCCCCGTCGGCATTGCCTCGGTGATTTTCGGGAAGAAAATGGTCCTTCACGAGCAGAACTCCATACCGGGATCTGCCAACAGATTCCTCGGCAGGTTTGCCGTCAAGGTATTTACGGGTTTCCGGGATGCGGGGAAGTTTTTCAGAGCGGAAAAGGCCATTTACTCGGGGAATCCGGTGAGGTACGAGCTGGTGAAAGTTGCCCTCGCCAAGAGAGTGGAAAGGCACTTGCGGTACAACCTCCTCATACTCGGCGGCTCGTCGGGGGCCGTCAGGTTAAACAGGCTTGGCCTGGACCTGGTAAAGGCGATCAAGGAGAGGGGTCTGCCCTTCAGCGTGTTCCACCAGACGGGAAACAAGAACTATGAGGAGATGAAAAAGGCATATGGGGGACTGGAGGATATCGTTGAGTTCTTTCCCTTCAGCGAGGACATAGGGAGGTACTACGAGCTGGCCGATTTTGCGGTGGCAAGGGCGGGGGCGGTGACGATTGCCGAGCTGTCATGCTTCGGCATCCCTGCCGTTCTCATCCCCTACCCCTTTGCGGCGGACCGCCATCAGGAAAAAAATGCCCTCGAGTACCTGCAGGTTGGTTGCGGGCTCATCATGAAGGAGGATGAGCTCGACCCGGGAAGGATACTGGACTATTTCCTCGAGATGGCCAGGGACGACGAGAGGCTGGAGGGCTGCAGCCGGATGGCTAAAAAGTTTTCCAGGCCCTTCGCTGCCGACGAGATCGCGAGGGCCTGCATCGAGCTCGTTTGA
- the ftsZ gene encoding cell division protein FtsZ: MFQLVKEHKAGAAIKVIGIGGGGGNALNTMIDMGLEMVDFIVANTDLQALEYNMAPMKLQLGENLTKGLGAGADPDIGRQAALEDIDMMRESLAGADMVFITAGLGGGTGTGGAPIIAQVARDMGILTVAVVTKPFRFEGIKRIKQAENGLKELREVVDTMIVIPNDKLLIVAEEKMSLVNAFRKADEVLYQGVKGITDLVTKPGYINLDFADVKTIMTGMGIALMGTGTASGENRAMAAAEKAISSPLLEDYSIRGAKGILLNLTGGNDMALFEVNEAAELIQNEADPEANIIFGTVIDDSYNDEMKVTVIATGFDKGPELSEMGKQRKKIYSLDVKGGNLDRPTFERRKEMVCLEPEEEIGVLDEDIDIEEIEELDIPAFLRKRCE; encoded by the coding sequence ATGTTTCAACTCGTCAAGGAACACAAGGCCGGCGCGGCAATCAAGGTTATCGGCATCGGAGGCGGGGGCGGGAACGCCCTGAATACGATGATCGACATGGGACTCGAGATGGTTGATTTCATCGTCGCCAATACCGATCTCCAGGCTCTGGAATACAACATGGCCCCCATGAAGCTGCAGCTCGGGGAAAACCTCACGAAGGGGCTCGGGGCCGGTGCCGACCCGGACATAGGCAGGCAGGCGGCCCTGGAAGACATCGATATGATGAGAGAGTCCCTAGCCGGTGCGGATATGGTGTTCATCACTGCCGGCCTCGGAGGCGGCACCGGGACGGGAGGCGCCCCCATCATCGCCCAGGTCGCAAGGGACATGGGAATACTCACCGTCGCCGTCGTTACCAAGCCCTTCAGGTTCGAGGGGATAAAGAGGATCAAGCAGGCGGAAAACGGCCTGAAGGAGCTGAGGGAAGTCGTCGACACCATGATCGTCATACCCAACGACAAGCTGTTGATCGTCGCGGAAGAGAAGATGAGCCTGGTTAACGCGTTCAGGAAAGCCGATGAAGTGCTCTACCAGGGAGTCAAGGGAATTACGGACCTTGTTACGAAGCCGGGGTACATCAACCTCGATTTTGCGGACGTGAAAACGATCATGACGGGAATGGGAATCGCCCTGATGGGAACGGGGACCGCCTCGGGGGAAAACCGCGCAATGGCAGCTGCCGAGAAGGCGATTTCGAGCCCGCTCCTTGAAGATTATTCCATCCGGGGTGCAAAGGGAATCCTCCTGAACCTGACGGGTGGGAACGATATGGCGCTTTTCGAGGTGAACGAGGCTGCCGAGCTGATTCAGAACGAGGCGGATCCCGAGGCGAACATTATTTTCGGGACCGTGATCGACGACAGCTACAATGATGAAATGAAAGTCACGGTCATTGCCACGGGATTCGATAAGGGCCCGGAACTGTCGGAGATGGGAAAGCAGCGCAAGAAGATCTACTCCCTCGATGTAAAGGGGGGGAACCTGGACAGGCCCACATTCGAGCGGAGAAAGGAGATGGTCTGCCTGGAACCCGAGGAGGAGATAGGCGTTCTCGACGAGGATATCGACATCGAGGAGATCGAGGAGCTCGATATCCCCGCTTTCCTGAGAAAGAGGTGTGAATGA
- a CDS encoding UDP-N-acetylmuramate--L-alanine ligase, with product MFRKDINIHFVGIGGIGMSGIAELLRNLGYSVTGSDLQRSEVTERLEGLGVKIAYRHSTENVADDVDVLVYSSAVKRDNPEVAVAEDRKIPVIPRAEMLGELMRMKYSIAVAGSHGKTTTTSMISMILAAAGWDPTIVVGGKLKALGSNARLGKGEFLVAEADESDGSFLRLIPTVAVVTNIDPEHLDHFGDLEALKDAFADFLDRLPFFGFAVLCLDHPNVQDLLPGVKRRVITYGYSRQADYVVGNVEKGWLYVSFSPQIRGEQREKIRLNLPGGHNAANALAAVAVCSELGVPYEKIKQGLESFSGVARRFELKGERGGVIVVDDYGHHPEEIKSTIQAARDVTSDRRLVVVFQPHRYTRTRDLFREFTMAFNDADVALVMEIYGAGEEPIEGVTGEGMFEGIKGHGHREIYFQSSVEDAVDFLEAFAKKGDMILTLGAGNVYRVGEKFLKKGGSDEK from the coding sequence TTGTTCAGGAAAGACATAAATATCCACTTCGTCGGAATCGGCGGGATCGGCATGAGCGGCATAGCCGAGCTTTTAAGAAATCTCGGCTACAGCGTAACGGGATCCGATCTCCAGAGGAGCGAAGTGACGGAACGGCTCGAAGGGCTGGGCGTGAAGATAGCGTACCGCCACTCCACGGAAAACGTTGCCGACGACGTGGACGTTCTGGTCTATTCTTCGGCGGTGAAGCGGGACAACCCGGAGGTGGCCGTTGCCGAGGACAGAAAGATCCCCGTCATACCGCGGGCCGAAATGCTGGGTGAGCTGATGAGGATGAAGTACAGCATCGCCGTTGCAGGTTCCCACGGGAAGACCACCACCACATCCATGATCTCGATGATACTGGCCGCTGCCGGCTGGGACCCCACGATCGTCGTGGGCGGAAAGTTGAAGGCCCTCGGATCGAATGCGAGGCTCGGAAAGGGCGAGTTCCTGGTGGCAGAGGCGGATGAGTCCGACGGATCATTTCTGAGGCTGATCCCCACTGTCGCCGTGGTGACCAACATAGACCCGGAGCATCTGGATCACTTCGGGGACCTCGAGGCGCTGAAGGATGCCTTCGCTGACTTTCTGGACAGGCTCCCCTTTTTCGGGTTTGCCGTGTTGTGCCTCGACCACCCCAACGTGCAGGACCTTTTGCCCGGCGTGAAGAGGAGGGTGATAACCTACGGATACTCGCGTCAGGCGGATTATGTGGTGGGAAACGTCGAGAAGGGATGGCTCTACGTGTCCTTTTCCCCGCAGATACGGGGAGAGCAGAGGGAGAAGATACGGCTGAACCTGCCCGGAGGGCACAACGCGGCAAACGCCCTTGCCGCCGTTGCCGTGTGCTCGGAGCTGGGCGTGCCGTATGAAAAGATCAAGCAGGGACTCGAGAGCTTTTCGGGGGTTGCCCGGAGGTTCGAGCTCAAGGGGGAACGGGGGGGAGTGATCGTCGTGGATGATTACGGCCACCACCCCGAGGAGATCAAGAGCACCATACAGGCAGCCCGTGATGTTACCAGTGACCGCCGTCTCGTCGTGGTGTTTCAGCCTCACCGCTACACGAGGACAAGGGACCTGTTCAGGGAGTTCACCATGGCGTTCAACGATGCCGATGTGGCGCTGGTTATGGAGATTTACGGCGCGGGAGAGGAGCCGATAGAGGGGGTAACGGGAGAGGGAATGTTCGAGGGCATAAAGGGTCACGGCCACAGGGAGATTTACTTTCAAAGCTCCGTTGAGGATGCCGTGGACTTCCTGGAGGCTTTTGCAAAGAAGGGAGACATGATCCTCACCCTCGGTGCGGGAAACGTCTACCGGGTGGGGGAGAAATTTCTCAAAAAGGGGGGGAGTGATGAAAAGTGA
- a CDS encoding mechanosensitive ion channel, whose protein sequence is MQKKNVDETLVSFTGQLVYILLLGFVIIAILGQLGIQTASIIAVLGAAGIAVGFALQGSLSNFAAGILLIVFKPFLKGDFIESGGSLGTVEEIRLFTTTLKSPDNKTIFIPNAKITSDTITNFSAKDTRRVDLVFGVSYSDDLDRVKKVIEDILNKDERVLKDPEPTVGVLELADSSVNIAVRPWVKTSDYWGFYFDTVKAVKQRFDAEDITIPFPQRDVHVHGQ, encoded by the coding sequence ATGCAGAAGAAAAATGTGGACGAAACGCTCGTGTCATTTACCGGCCAGCTCGTCTACATCCTCCTGCTGGGCTTCGTCATCATAGCGATACTCGGCCAGCTCGGCATACAGACGGCTTCGATCATCGCCGTGCTCGGAGCCGCCGGTATCGCCGTGGGGTTCGCGCTGCAGGGCTCACTCTCCAACTTCGCAGCCGGCATACTCCTGATCGTTTTCAAACCCTTCCTGAAAGGGGACTTCATCGAGTCCGGCGGCTCCCTGGGAACGGTGGAGGAAATTCGCCTCTTCACGACCACGCTGAAGTCACCCGACAACAAGACCATATTCATCCCGAACGCGAAAATCACTTCCGACACGATAACGAACTTCTCCGCCAAGGATACCCGGCGGGTCGACCTGGTCTTCGGCGTGAGTTACTCCGACGACCTGGACAGGGTCAAGAAGGTGATCGAAGATATCCTTAATAAGGATGAGCGGGTTCTCAAGGACCCGGAGCCAACGGTTGGCGTCCTTGAGCTTGCCGACAGCAGCGTAAACATAGCGGTGCGCCCCTGGGTAAAAACCTCCGATTACTGGGGTTTTTACTTCGACACGGTAAAAGCGGTCAAGCAGCGCTTCGACGCGGAGGACATAACGATCCCCTTCCCGCAGCGCGACGTGCACGTTCACGGCCAGTAA
- a CDS encoding radical SAM protein, whose translation MSWEIRKKLKEIAGEEEGICIKDPGGKINVCLVYPNTYHLGMSNLGFTSIYSFLNSREDVFCERAFSADAFQPGGERAAPLFTVETQRRVGAFDLVGFSVSFENDYLNIIRALAAEKITPLRTERDEGAPLVFCGGFAPHLNPEVLAEICDFLVLGDGEPPLTGLLEILGKKPESKRKFLEAAASIPGVYVPSLYDPLYSSEGAFQGFRGDTKGVQPAVADINRYPAHTTIFTRRTEFGDMFLVEIARGCVKKCFFCGVSHSPHGFRCLDKETIKGLILNGLRYRKRVGLVGSAVLDHPDFLEIARFVLDEGAAVSPASIRADMVDEEVADVLGASGLKTAALAPETGDEARRLSVAKGIRDEQFFEASLLLFSRGIANLKLYFIAGLPGTREDDDVHHTVSFVKKLNHHIRASRKKSSAPMIIVSMGGFVPKGMTPFQFAPFPGVERLRSTYWKLRKMLGPERGVKFESDVPKYSYLQALLSTGDRRISRALSGWDGKTDPLVHFKRAPVNPDYFTMREKTPGEILPWDGVYRGYGKENLWKRYRLSVSP comes from the coding sequence ATGTCTTGGGAAATCAGGAAAAAACTCAAGGAGATCGCAGGCGAAGAAGAAGGGATCTGCATAAAGGACCCGGGGGGAAAGATAAACGTCTGCCTCGTGTATCCCAACACCTACCACCTGGGCATGTCAAACCTGGGGTTCACGAGCATCTACTCCTTCTTGAACTCCCGGGAAGACGTTTTCTGTGAGCGGGCTTTCTCCGCGGATGCGTTTCAACCCGGCGGGGAAAGAGCGGCCCCGCTGTTTACCGTCGAGACACAGCGCAGGGTCGGCGCTTTCGACCTTGTGGGGTTTTCCGTTTCCTTCGAGAATGACTATCTGAACATAATCAGGGCTCTGGCGGCGGAAAAGATCACCCCTCTCCGCACGGAGAGGGACGAGGGGGCACCCCTGGTCTTTTGCGGCGGTTTCGCCCCGCACCTGAACCCGGAGGTTCTCGCCGAAATATGCGACTTTCTGGTTCTGGGAGACGGGGAGCCGCCCCTTACCGGTCTCCTGGAAATTCTTGGCAAAAAGCCGGAATCGAAGAGAAAATTTTTGGAAGCTGCTGCGTCGATCCCGGGTGTGTACGTACCCTCTCTCTACGACCCCCTCTACAGCAGTGAAGGGGCTTTCCAGGGTTTCCGGGGTGACACGAAAGGCGTGCAGCCCGCTGTGGCCGACATAAACAGGTACCCCGCCCACACGACCATTTTTACCCGGAGGACCGAATTTGGCGATATGTTTCTCGTGGAGATCGCCAGGGGGTGCGTGAAAAAGTGTTTCTTCTGCGGCGTGTCCCACAGCCCTCACGGGTTCCGGTGTCTTGACAAGGAGACGATCAAAGGGCTGATCCTGAACGGGCTTCGGTACAGGAAGAGGGTGGGGCTCGTGGGATCGGCAGTCCTCGATCACCCCGATTTCCTCGAAATTGCGCGTTTCGTCCTCGACGAGGGAGCAGCGGTGTCGCCCGCATCCATCAGGGCGGACATGGTGGACGAGGAGGTGGCAGATGTGCTGGGCGCATCGGGCCTGAAAACGGCCGCCCTCGCGCCCGAGACGGGAGATGAGGCCAGGCGCCTGAGCGTGGCGAAGGGGATACGGGACGAGCAGTTCTTCGAAGCTTCCCTCCTTCTCTTTTCCAGGGGCATAGCGAACCTGAAGCTCTACTTCATCGCGGGGCTTCCGGGAACCCGCGAGGATGACGACGTCCACCACACCGTCTCTTTTGTGAAAAAGCTCAACCACCACATACGGGCATCGCGGAAAAAATCCTCGGCGCCGATGATAATTGTCAGCATGGGGGGGTTCGTCCCGAAAGGAATGACGCCGTTTCAGTTTGCCCCTTTCCCGGGGGTGGAGAGGCTGCGCTCCACCTACTGGAAGCTGCGAAAAATGCTCGGGCCGGAACGGGGGGTCAAGTTCGAATCGGACGTGCCGAAATATTCCTACCTCCAGGCCCTCCTGTCGACGGGAGACAGAAGGATCTCCCGTGCCCTTTCCGGGTGGGACGGGAAAACGGACCCGCTGGTCCATTTCAAGAGGGCACCGGTAAATCCCGATTACTTCACGATGAGAGAAAAAACCCCCGGCGAGATACTTCCCTGGGACGGGGTTTACCGCGGGTACGGGAAAGAAAACCTCTGGAAGAGATACCGGCTCTCTGTCAGCCCGTGA
- a CDS encoding pterin-4-alpha-carbinolamine dehydratase, with the protein MSLSSKRCVPCRGDVPPLSPSDAEMLSRQVPLWSLSSGGTRIRREFRFKDFKSALKFVMRVSELAEEEGHHPDLSFGWGYCSVTFYTHKIGGLHENDFIMAAKTDALLKEPAG; encoded by the coding sequence ATGTCGCTTTCTTCGAAAAGGTGCGTCCCATGCAGGGGGGACGTTCCCCCCCTCTCGCCATCCGATGCCGAGATGCTCTCCCGCCAGGTGCCGCTCTGGAGCCTCTCTTCCGGGGGAACCAGGATAAGAAGGGAGTTCAGGTTCAAGGATTTCAAGTCCGCGCTGAAGTTCGTCATGAGGGTGAGTGAGCTGGCAGAGGAGGAAGGCCACCATCCCGACCTGTCCTTTGGATGGGGCTACTGTTCCGTCACCTTCTACACCCACAAAATCGGCGGCCTTCACGAAAACGACTTCATCATGGCCGCCAAGACGGATGCGCTGCTAAAAGAGCCGGCAGGCTGA